The window ACGAGGAATGCGGCATGCTGATCGAGGGGTTTGATACCCCTCCCGCGATCATGATGATGCACAATCCGCCGTACTACAACCGGCTCATGGAGCATTGTGGCATGAGCAAGGTCATGGACCTGCTTGCCTATGAACTCCATGAAGGGGAGTTGAGTCCGCGGATCGTCCAGCTGGCCAACAAACTCGAGCAACGCCTCGCCCTCAGAGTCCGGCCCTTCAACAAGCGGGATTTCTGGGGCGAGGTTAAGCGCTTCGAGGCGCTTTATAATCAGATCTGGGAGCGGAATTGGGGCTTCGTGCCCATGACCCCGGCCGAGGTGAAGTTCATGGCGAAGACCCTCAAGCTGGTTTATGATTCCCGACTGATCTACTTTGCGGAGAACGAACGGGGCGAACCGGTCGGCTTCATTCTCGGCCTGCCTGACGTCAACGTACTCTTCAAGAAGATGAATGGCCGCCTGTTTCCGACGGGCATCTTTACGTTGCTCTTCGGACGAAGGCACATTCATCGCGCGCGTATCCTGACCATGGGCGTCCTGCCCGAATATCGCAATCGCGGGCTTGATGCTTTGTTGTACTGCCGCGCATACCAGTTCGGTACTCAAGCCGGGTATGGCTGGGGCGAGTTCTCCTGGATGCTCGAAGACAACAAGCCAATCAACGATGCCGCCGTCGCCATGGGGTCACGGCTCTACAAGCGCTGGCGTATCTGGGATCGTCCGACTTAGCTGCCAAGTAACATTCCTTAACTCGAGACTCCATTCCGACCGTGTTCGCCGAAGTTCTCTCCGCCGCATTGCTTGGCATCGATGCGTACCTCGTCAAGGTCGAAAGTCATCTTGAGAACGGGATGTACGCTTTCACGGTCGTCGGCCTTCCGGACAGCGCGGTCAAGGAATCCCGCGAGCGCGTATCGGCCGCGGTGAAGAATTCCGGCTTCGTCATGCCCACGCGGCGGATCACGGTCAACCTCGCGCCCGCCGATGTACGCAAAGAAGGTAGTGCCTTTGATCTGCCGATGGCGCTGGGGATCCTCGCCGCATCAGGTCAGGTCACCGCTCAGGGACTCGAGCAAACCGCTCTTCTCGGAGAGCTTGCGTTGGACGGCAAGATTCGACCGATTCGCGGGGCTTTGCCGATTGCCAGCTCTTTGAAATTGGAAGGGGTGAAACGGCTGCTCGTTCCCGAAGCGAATGCGCGCGAAGCGGCGTTGGTGAAAGAAGTGGCAGTTTACCCGATGGAGAGTCTGCGCGAC is drawn from candidate division KSB1 bacterium and contains these coding sequences:
- a CDS encoding N-acetyltransferase, whose product is MANDPAWVPPLLKDQEDRFKPDYPFYEHGAVASWLVRDSAARPVGRISAIHNRAHNEFQQDRTGFFGFFDTVDNPAVAGMLLDEAAKWLRARGLASMQGPMNFSTNEECGMLIEGFDTPPAIMMMHNPPYYNRLMEHCGMSKVMDLLAYELHEGELSPRIVQLANKLEQRLALRVRPFNKRDFWGEVKRFEALYNQIWERNWGFVPMTPAEVKFMAKTLKLVYDSRLIYFAENERGEPVGFILGLPDVNVLFKKMNGRLFPTGIFTLLFGRRHIHRARILTMGVLPEYRNRGLDALLYCRAYQFGTQAGYGWGEFSWMLEDNKPINDAAVAMGSRLYKRWRIWDRPT